A region from the Bactrocera dorsalis isolate Fly_Bdor chromosome 1, ASM2337382v1, whole genome shotgun sequence genome encodes:
- the LOC105223297 gene encoding uncharacterized protein LOC105223297 isoform X2 → MMDPQKITELANLLRKNGDKILNSEFSLKLSGSLLRALNDSFTLITDGAAEIGASPQTFQVAKTVNSRSPVFIDLQLIYDFVQKTPLLCIIHYPTDEYFDGTIDISKFRALRRLEVQKTNVRQVVGIQRLRAQLQQLICVKSLTVVEDVITKCGGDNSNGFVWNELKIADFSYNNLQRVDSALEFAQFLQHLNLRHNKLRSVEAVKWLPHLKTLDLSYNCLQYVPQFHLEAYKRLQSLNMSNNFVEDLMGIAKLEALTDLDLSDNCLLDHSCLLPLSALITLNYLNLYGNPLCCHPKHRLATAQFLHKNTATVKFLLDLEPLSKSEKAVTGSQQLRHVGALNRYAQRSSSTSINSSRVPSSTHTPSSSVGSLSSFKFNASSTSTLDSVKAANGTNGTRKSSSKTRTVDIIEDEGALAQTTDERDEAVLAEKLKPVKVTLQKTNISAPDTQHLEAKKQIENLREKYGVNWLQSGNAEMIQSALGMETKNNTTTANSSRQQLDDFLGELSESALASTRAKSQSQYDTSETLDSSLHSSTPLYDSHLSGEVPKLEVLSSPIKANGPNDNIDATMYQSMNSTNSYTNENHTLYRSVNDSDNTLMQTAEDSLSSALEQANMSDDAETEVEIDDEPPHLKNVYSNSTIEEPDVSEPEDDEVTYIVYTMPRNEAVFLTISENYLRVRDTLTQKTITKWSLKILESCDRIKSNTIRINFDTIKADKKERIYTVEDGLCQELERKLRDILSQRDLTEMNQTVYRCVNCTCQFAVETKYKPQNQAIHCPDCKSSFVAEIHDIPKPPIEAAAEKLSPAAIVEETPIYANTPPKVASKATANIDVANDTNSIGSANSLNESSSCSKITNSQNSFDSNQSVVGSSNTERQQEFTGESSDVDIISNPSQSSIEVLDQHIGRKESEERRLAQHMSALEENYDLSYTQSFIEREFGNAAIAAVLENQIVEAKPRKITTIIPPTKTALHVDPLTVNSNNPAPQTVAPALANSAHVQLIESSSSGSVTDSVCTAYEQQQQQELLQKTSSSDELLSKSAEQAILRNLLAAESFSSNSPEPIITQTKPGNSSTNGQSTQGTKKEESNKVSSMFGALVQTTNSLMSSSRKTNSQADQKCEPYKFNYTDFNDVDHRLKLYFYQTKFDENEQFKWLARGRIYNDNTKTLCGGIVVMSTCKCYLMEAFGPENEDVAKWLRLLVSVTADRLDCIQLLPWKLGLAFTLRDWGNFQLLLQDILRTDSLLLYFANNSLPSLCELKYQPTALLMRRINNAVNDEQLKMCALLNACTVTCGQAKRNLSTCTLLTTDTHLCISSSKFDWLSTSDADAEVEICMKQLMSNLVEVEQIDANTFLINYLDETQDLSEIWQCTFETQENADSCLNAIAQSWEKLFGVSLLNTT, encoded by the exons ATGATGGATCCCCAAAAAATAACTGAACTGGCAAATTTACTACGTAAAAACGgggataaaatattaaattcagaGTTTTCGCTGAAACTATCAG GTTCACTGCTACGCGCGCTAAATGACTCATTTACGCTAATAACAGATGGCGCTGCCGAAATCGGTGCTTCGCCGCAGACCTTCCAAGTCGCCAAGACGGTCAATTCAAGATCGCCTGTGTTCATCGATTTACAGCTTATTTATGATTTTGTACAAAAGACACCGTTACTCTGTATCATACACTATCCTACAGACGAATACTTTGATGGCACAATTGATATCAGTAAGTTTCGTGCGTTGCGACGTCTCGAAGTGCAGAAGACAAATGTACGACAAGTGGTCGGTATACAACGATTACGTGCGCAACTGCAACAGCTTATTTGTGTGAAGAGTCTTACGGTTGTTGAAGACGTTATAACCAAGTGCGGTGGCGACAACTCGAATGGTTTTGTATGGAATGAATtgaaaattgccgattttagtTACAATAATTTGCAACGCGTTGATAGCGCTTTGGAATTCGCACAATTCTTGCAACATCTTAATTTGCGTCATAATAAATTGCGCAGCGTAGAGGCCGTCAAGTGGTTGCCGCATTTAAAAACTTTGGATCTAAGCTACAATTGTTTGCAATATGTACCGCAATTTCATTTAGAAGCCTACAAGCGGTTGCAATCCTTGAATATGAGCAATAATTTTGTGGAAGATCTAATGGGTATTGCAAAATTGGAAGCCCTCACCGATTTAGATCTATCTGACAACTGCTTGCTCGATCACTCGTGTTTATTACCACTCAGCGCGCTTATTACGTTAAACTATCTAAATTTGTACGGCAATCCATTGTGTTGTCATCCCAAACATCGACTGGCCACTGCACAATTTCTACACAAAAATACCGCAACTGTGAAATTCCTATTGGACTTGGAACCGCTTTCGAAGAGTGAAAAAGCGGTGACTGGCAGCCAACAACTGCGTCATGTAGGTGCGCTCAATCGCTATGCGCAAAGATCCTCTTCCACATCCATTAACAGCAGCCGTGTGCCATCCTCAACACACACGCCTTCATCCAGTGTGGGTTCTTTGAGTTCCTTCAAATTCAATGCTAGTTCTACGAGCACACTGGATAGTGTTAAAGCAGCTAATGGTACGAATGGCACGCGAAAGTCATCTTCGAAAACGCGTACAGTCGATATCATTGAAGATGAAGGCGCGCTTGCGCAAACAACTGACGAACGCGATGAGGCTGTGTTAGCCGAAAAATTAAAACCCGTCAAAGTAACACTGCAAAAAACAAACATATCAGCGCCAGACACGCAACACTTAGAAGCGAAGAAACAAATTGAAAACCTACGCGAAAAGTATGGCGTTAATTGGTTGCAATCCGGCAATGCGGAAATGATACAAAGCGCCTTAG GTAtggaaactaaaaataatacaacaacagcaaattctTCTAGACAACAGCTTGATGACTTCCTCGGTGAACTTTCTGAATCAGCGCTTGCTTCAACACGAGCCAAGTCTCAATCACAATATGATACCAGTGAAACGCTTGACAGTTCACTGCATTCATCCACACCGCTTTATGATAGCCATTTAAGTGGTGAAGTGCCAAAATTGGAAGTGCTCTCCTCGCCAATCAAAGCAAATGGCCCCAATGACAATATTGATGCAACTATGTACCAAAGTATGAACAGCACTAACTCGTATACAAACGAAAATCATACACTTTATAGGTCGGTAAATGACTCCGATAACACATTAATGCAAACCGCTGAAGACTCTTTGAGCTCCGCTTTGGAGCAGGCAAATATGAGCGATGATGCTGAGACTGAGGTAGAGATTGATGATGAACCGCCACATTTGAAAAACGTCTATTCAAATTCTACAATAGAAGAGCCCGACG TCTCCGAGCCTGAGGACGATGAAGtaacatatatagtatacactATGCCACGCAATGAGGCTGTATTTCTAACCATATCAGAAAACTATTTGCGCGTACGTGATACATTAACGCAAAA AACCATAACCAAGTggagtttgaaaattttagaatcCTGTGATCGCATAAAATCAAATACGATACGTATAAATTTTGATACAATCAAAGCGGATAAAAAGGAGCGTATCTACACCGTTGAAGATGGCTTATGTCAG GAACTAGAACGCAAATTACGTGACATACTCTCTCAGCGTGACCTCACCGAAATGAATCAAACCGTCTACCGTTGTGTAAATTGCACTTGTCAATTCGCAGTGGAAACTAAATATAAGCCGCAGAACCAGG CAATTCATTGTCCCGACTGCAAAAGCAGCTTTGTTGCTGAAATACATGACATCCCCAAGCCGCCAATTGAAGCGGCTGCTGAGAAACTATCGCCCGCAGCTATTGTCGAGGAAACACCAATCTACGCGAATACACCGCCGAAAGTAGCCAGCAAGGCCACAGCAAATATTGATGTTGCCAATGATACAAATAGTATTG GCTCCGCTAATTCACTTAACGAATCCTCGTCCTGCTCGAAAATCACCAACTCACAAAACTCCTTCGATTCTAATCAATCGGTTGTGGGCAGCTCCAATACAGAACGTCAACAGGAGTTCACCGGTGAAAGCAGCGATGTCGATATAATTTCCAACCCAAGTCAATCTAGTATCGAAGTTTTGGATCAACACATCGGCCGTAAGGAGTCCGAGGAGCGACGCCTAGCACAACACATGTCAGCGCTGGAGGAAAACTATGACCTCAGTTATACGCAAAGTTTTATTGAACGCGAATTTGGTAATGCAGCTATAGCGGCTGTGCTAGAAAATCAAATAGTTGAAGCTAAACcaagaaaaattacaacaattatTCCACCAACAAAAACTGCTCTGCATGTTGACCCATTAACGGTGAACAGCAACAATCCTGCTCCGCAAACTGTTGCTCCCGCGCTGGCTAATTCAGCACATGTCCAGCTCATCGAAAGCAGTTCATCCGGTTCGGTTACGGATAGTGTGTGTACTGCttatgaacaacaacaacagcaggaaCTTTTGCAAAAGACATCCTCCTCCGATGAGTTACTCTCCAAGAGTGCGGAGCAGGCGATTCTTAGAAATTTGCTAGCAGCGGAAAGTTTTTCCTCAAACTCACCAGAGCCAATAATAACACAAACGAAACCAGGAAATAGTTCAACTAATGGACAAAGCACGCAGGGCACAAAAAAGGAAGAAAGCAACAAAGTATCATCCATGTTTGGTG CTCTTGTACAAACCACCAACAGTCTTATGTCCAGCTCCAGGAAAACAAATTCGCAAGCCGACCAAAAGTGCGAGccctacaaatttaattatacagATTTCAATGATGTGGATCACCGCCTTAAGCTGTACTTCTATCAGACGAAATTTGACGAGAACGAACAGTTCAAATGGTTGGCACGCGGACGCATATATAATGACAATACAAAAACGCTCTGTGGAGGCATAGTGGTGATGTCCACCTGCAAGTGCTATCTAATGGAGGCTTTTGGGCCCGAAAATGAAGATGTTGCCAAGTGGTTGCGCCTACTGGTGAGCGTCACCGCAGATCGGCTGGACTGCATACAGTTGTTGCCGTGGAAACTTGGATTGGCCTTTACATTACGCGATTGGGgcaattttcaacttttactACAGGACATCCTACGCACCGATAGTTTGTTGCTATACTTTGCGA ATAACTCGCTACCGTCACTGTGTGAACTGAAATATCAACCAACCGCCCTGCTAATGAGACGCATCAACAATGCTGTCAACGATGAACAACTGAAAATGTGCGCATTACTTAATGCCTGCACAGTGACTTGTGGTCAAGCAAAGCGTAACTTGAGCACATGCACTCTTTTAACTACAGACACGCATCTGTGCATCAGCTCAAGTAAATTTGATTGGCTTTCTACCTCAGATGCCGATGCTGAAGTGGAGATTTGCATGAAGCAATTAATGTCAAATCTCGTTGAAGTGGAGCAAATTGATGCTAATACCTTTCTAATTAATTACCTAGACGAAACTCAAGATCTGAGTGAAATATGGCAGTGCACTTTTGAGACACAAGAGAATGCCGACAGTTGCTTAAATGCCATTGCACAATCATGGGAGAAACTGTTCGGCGTGTCGCTCTTAAATACGACGTAA
- the LOC105223297 gene encoding uncharacterized protein LOC105223297 isoform X1, with protein sequence MMDPQKITELANLLRKNGDKILNSEFSLKLSGSLLRALNDSFTLITDGAAEIGASPQTFQVAKTVNSRSPVFIDLQLIYDFVQKTPLLCIIHYPTDEYFDGTIDISKFRALRRLEVQKTNVRQVVGIQRLRAQLQQLICVKSLTVVEDVITKCGGDNSNGFVWNELKIADFSYNNLQRVDSALEFAQFLQHLNLRHNKLRSVEAVKWLPHLKTLDLSYNCLQYVPQFHLEAYKRLQSLNMSNNFVEDLMGIAKLEALTDLDLSDNCLLDHSCLLPLSALITLNYLNLYGNPLCCHPKHRLATAQFLHKNTATVKFLLDLEPLSKSEKAVTGSQQLRHVGALNRYAQRSSSTSINSSRVPSSTHTPSSSVGSLSSFKFNASSTSTLDSVKAANGTNGTRKSSSKTRTVDIIEDEGALAQTTDERDEAVLAEKLKPVKVTLQKTNISAPDTQHLEAKKQIENLREKYGVNWLQSGNAEMIQSALGMETKNNTTTANSSRQQLDDFLGELSESALASTRAKSQSQYDTSETLDSSLHSSTPLYDSHLSGEVPKLEVLSSPIKANGPNDNIDATMYQSMNSTNSYTNENHTLYRSVNDSDNTLMQTAEDSLSSALEQANMSDDAETEVEIDDEPPHLKNVYSNSTIEEPDVSEPEDDEVTYIVYTMPRNEAVFLTISENYLRVRDTLTQKTITKWSLKILESCDRIKSNTIRINFDTIKADKKERIYTVEDGLCQELERKLRDILSQRDLTEMNQTVYRCVNCTCQFAVETKYKPQNQAIHCPDCKSSFVAEIHDIPKPPIEAAAEKLSPAAIVEETPIYANTPPKVASKATANIDVANDTNSIVKGSNRLTAINTSKYRNPLQGLKSSANSLNESSSCSKITNSQNSFDSNQSVVGSSNTERQQEFTGESSDVDIISNPSQSSIEVLDQHIGRKESEERRLAQHMSALEENYDLSYTQSFIEREFGNAAIAAVLENQIVEAKPRKITTIIPPTKTALHVDPLTVNSNNPAPQTVAPALANSAHVQLIESSSSGSVTDSVCTAYEQQQQQELLQKTSSSDELLSKSAEQAILRNLLAAESFSSNSPEPIITQTKPGNSSTNGQSTQGTKKEESNKVSSMFGALVQTTNSLMSSSRKTNSQADQKCEPYKFNYTDFNDVDHRLKLYFYQTKFDENEQFKWLARGRIYNDNTKTLCGGIVVMSTCKCYLMEAFGPENEDVAKWLRLLVSVTADRLDCIQLLPWKLGLAFTLRDWGNFQLLLQDILRTDSLLLYFANNSLPSLCELKYQPTALLMRRINNAVNDEQLKMCALLNACTVTCGQAKRNLSTCTLLTTDTHLCISSSKFDWLSTSDADAEVEICMKQLMSNLVEVEQIDANTFLINYLDETQDLSEIWQCTFETQENADSCLNAIAQSWEKLFGVSLLNTT encoded by the exons ATGATGGATCCCCAAAAAATAACTGAACTGGCAAATTTACTACGTAAAAACGgggataaaatattaaattcagaGTTTTCGCTGAAACTATCAG GTTCACTGCTACGCGCGCTAAATGACTCATTTACGCTAATAACAGATGGCGCTGCCGAAATCGGTGCTTCGCCGCAGACCTTCCAAGTCGCCAAGACGGTCAATTCAAGATCGCCTGTGTTCATCGATTTACAGCTTATTTATGATTTTGTACAAAAGACACCGTTACTCTGTATCATACACTATCCTACAGACGAATACTTTGATGGCACAATTGATATCAGTAAGTTTCGTGCGTTGCGACGTCTCGAAGTGCAGAAGACAAATGTACGACAAGTGGTCGGTATACAACGATTACGTGCGCAACTGCAACAGCTTATTTGTGTGAAGAGTCTTACGGTTGTTGAAGACGTTATAACCAAGTGCGGTGGCGACAACTCGAATGGTTTTGTATGGAATGAATtgaaaattgccgattttagtTACAATAATTTGCAACGCGTTGATAGCGCTTTGGAATTCGCACAATTCTTGCAACATCTTAATTTGCGTCATAATAAATTGCGCAGCGTAGAGGCCGTCAAGTGGTTGCCGCATTTAAAAACTTTGGATCTAAGCTACAATTGTTTGCAATATGTACCGCAATTTCATTTAGAAGCCTACAAGCGGTTGCAATCCTTGAATATGAGCAATAATTTTGTGGAAGATCTAATGGGTATTGCAAAATTGGAAGCCCTCACCGATTTAGATCTATCTGACAACTGCTTGCTCGATCACTCGTGTTTATTACCACTCAGCGCGCTTATTACGTTAAACTATCTAAATTTGTACGGCAATCCATTGTGTTGTCATCCCAAACATCGACTGGCCACTGCACAATTTCTACACAAAAATACCGCAACTGTGAAATTCCTATTGGACTTGGAACCGCTTTCGAAGAGTGAAAAAGCGGTGACTGGCAGCCAACAACTGCGTCATGTAGGTGCGCTCAATCGCTATGCGCAAAGATCCTCTTCCACATCCATTAACAGCAGCCGTGTGCCATCCTCAACACACACGCCTTCATCCAGTGTGGGTTCTTTGAGTTCCTTCAAATTCAATGCTAGTTCTACGAGCACACTGGATAGTGTTAAAGCAGCTAATGGTACGAATGGCACGCGAAAGTCATCTTCGAAAACGCGTACAGTCGATATCATTGAAGATGAAGGCGCGCTTGCGCAAACAACTGACGAACGCGATGAGGCTGTGTTAGCCGAAAAATTAAAACCCGTCAAAGTAACACTGCAAAAAACAAACATATCAGCGCCAGACACGCAACACTTAGAAGCGAAGAAACAAATTGAAAACCTACGCGAAAAGTATGGCGTTAATTGGTTGCAATCCGGCAATGCGGAAATGATACAAAGCGCCTTAG GTAtggaaactaaaaataatacaacaacagcaaattctTCTAGACAACAGCTTGATGACTTCCTCGGTGAACTTTCTGAATCAGCGCTTGCTTCAACACGAGCCAAGTCTCAATCACAATATGATACCAGTGAAACGCTTGACAGTTCACTGCATTCATCCACACCGCTTTATGATAGCCATTTAAGTGGTGAAGTGCCAAAATTGGAAGTGCTCTCCTCGCCAATCAAAGCAAATGGCCCCAATGACAATATTGATGCAACTATGTACCAAAGTATGAACAGCACTAACTCGTATACAAACGAAAATCATACACTTTATAGGTCGGTAAATGACTCCGATAACACATTAATGCAAACCGCTGAAGACTCTTTGAGCTCCGCTTTGGAGCAGGCAAATATGAGCGATGATGCTGAGACTGAGGTAGAGATTGATGATGAACCGCCACATTTGAAAAACGTCTATTCAAATTCTACAATAGAAGAGCCCGACG TCTCCGAGCCTGAGGACGATGAAGtaacatatatagtatacactATGCCACGCAATGAGGCTGTATTTCTAACCATATCAGAAAACTATTTGCGCGTACGTGATACATTAACGCAAAA AACCATAACCAAGTggagtttgaaaattttagaatcCTGTGATCGCATAAAATCAAATACGATACGTATAAATTTTGATACAATCAAAGCGGATAAAAAGGAGCGTATCTACACCGTTGAAGATGGCTTATGTCAG GAACTAGAACGCAAATTACGTGACATACTCTCTCAGCGTGACCTCACCGAAATGAATCAAACCGTCTACCGTTGTGTAAATTGCACTTGTCAATTCGCAGTGGAAACTAAATATAAGCCGCAGAACCAGG CAATTCATTGTCCCGACTGCAAAAGCAGCTTTGTTGCTGAAATACATGACATCCCCAAGCCGCCAATTGAAGCGGCTGCTGAGAAACTATCGCCCGCAGCTATTGTCGAGGAAACACCAATCTACGCGAATACACCGCCGAAAGTAGCCAGCAAGGCCACAGCAAATATTGATGTTGCCAATGATACAAATAGTATTG TTAAAGGATCCAACAGGCTTACTGCAATTAACACATCCAAATATAGGAATCCACTACAGGGGCTGAAAA GCTCCGCTAATTCACTTAACGAATCCTCGTCCTGCTCGAAAATCACCAACTCACAAAACTCCTTCGATTCTAATCAATCGGTTGTGGGCAGCTCCAATACAGAACGTCAACAGGAGTTCACCGGTGAAAGCAGCGATGTCGATATAATTTCCAACCCAAGTCAATCTAGTATCGAAGTTTTGGATCAACACATCGGCCGTAAGGAGTCCGAGGAGCGACGCCTAGCACAACACATGTCAGCGCTGGAGGAAAACTATGACCTCAGTTATACGCAAAGTTTTATTGAACGCGAATTTGGTAATGCAGCTATAGCGGCTGTGCTAGAAAATCAAATAGTTGAAGCTAAACcaagaaaaattacaacaattatTCCACCAACAAAAACTGCTCTGCATGTTGACCCATTAACGGTGAACAGCAACAATCCTGCTCCGCAAACTGTTGCTCCCGCGCTGGCTAATTCAGCACATGTCCAGCTCATCGAAAGCAGTTCATCCGGTTCGGTTACGGATAGTGTGTGTACTGCttatgaacaacaacaacagcaggaaCTTTTGCAAAAGACATCCTCCTCCGATGAGTTACTCTCCAAGAGTGCGGAGCAGGCGATTCTTAGAAATTTGCTAGCAGCGGAAAGTTTTTCCTCAAACTCACCAGAGCCAATAATAACACAAACGAAACCAGGAAATAGTTCAACTAATGGACAAAGCACGCAGGGCACAAAAAAGGAAGAAAGCAACAAAGTATCATCCATGTTTGGTG CTCTTGTACAAACCACCAACAGTCTTATGTCCAGCTCCAGGAAAACAAATTCGCAAGCCGACCAAAAGTGCGAGccctacaaatttaattatacagATTTCAATGATGTGGATCACCGCCTTAAGCTGTACTTCTATCAGACGAAATTTGACGAGAACGAACAGTTCAAATGGTTGGCACGCGGACGCATATATAATGACAATACAAAAACGCTCTGTGGAGGCATAGTGGTGATGTCCACCTGCAAGTGCTATCTAATGGAGGCTTTTGGGCCCGAAAATGAAGATGTTGCCAAGTGGTTGCGCCTACTGGTGAGCGTCACCGCAGATCGGCTGGACTGCATACAGTTGTTGCCGTGGAAACTTGGATTGGCCTTTACATTACGCGATTGGGgcaattttcaacttttactACAGGACATCCTACGCACCGATAGTTTGTTGCTATACTTTGCGA ATAACTCGCTACCGTCACTGTGTGAACTGAAATATCAACCAACCGCCCTGCTAATGAGACGCATCAACAATGCTGTCAACGATGAACAACTGAAAATGTGCGCATTACTTAATGCCTGCACAGTGACTTGTGGTCAAGCAAAGCGTAACTTGAGCACATGCACTCTTTTAACTACAGACACGCATCTGTGCATCAGCTCAAGTAAATTTGATTGGCTTTCTACCTCAGATGCCGATGCTGAAGTGGAGATTTGCATGAAGCAATTAATGTCAAATCTCGTTGAAGTGGAGCAAATTGATGCTAATACCTTTCTAATTAATTACCTAGACGAAACTCAAGATCTGAGTGAAATATGGCAGTGCACTTTTGAGACACAAGAGAATGCCGACAGTTGCTTAAATGCCATTGCACAATCATGGGAGAAACTGTTCGGCGTGTCGCTCTTAAATACGACGTAA
- the LOC105223298 gene encoding THO complex subunit 5: protein MADSLHKNFETLRSIFEEVLKMKNSTGERDRADELTEKRKYASLLFVLIKKVNRMVKYSLRSGREDLHREKVQVDSNRLHLQNLLYEVNHLKREIRYCHKFKSQDEDIELVPEDDEAQMDDDKTLMPTDMTPLSGHVKHLARLERELNLRKQLSAQCKELLNTKQQVFRDIILKTEKLTSFAPSLRTLLKATRPLQDALQVPMDREWKLQQLVQLLPQPLYLAYMNLHALELAKECDVCVIVVGSEDDVRQLEMAAQTETIKSGASSDTDEVEVGSVTKKRKTHGGNSDLLVDLMQEQRKRVLQPHPLEVRFTIGNGTKNTEETIAIKLRYFKRLGFVTAATVVTLGETEQNFADATLTQDVLKYLNDEDLGDRIPVPGAEYELKNINMSTKECLDYLKAKEFGRPYRWLQSMCCIEVFHEVVDTNVTNTPTEQPKLQKLIPDLIKSIQQLWNSRLNLIKQIRALVQKHIDMYLKEERLPTTRPACSLVQWTALTYEEYVASSPHVDKELVNVNQLFYRAVVVRGSAKMECLVSISSKFPTESPHWFICIYWNGQHNAMNSAAVKSMEFWTNSLTQSQLQHPLALLATQLVRTMYSFDIFLETEGPLYNPVEYHREKHYIKAFAKRIRARPYRYIEGGTVNTFKQ from the coding sequence ATGGCTGATTCCTtgcacaaaaattttgaaacactTCGCAGCATATTTGAAGAAGtgctaaaaatgaaaaatagcaCTGGCGAACGTGATCGTGCAGATGAACTGACCGAGAAACGCAAGTACGCGTCACTGCTTTTCGTGCtgattaaaaaagtaaatcGAATGGTTAAATACAGTTTACGTTCCGGACGTGAAGACTTACATCGCGAGAAGGTACAAGTGGACAGCAATCGACTGCACTTGCAGAACTTACTGTACGAGGTTAACCATTTAAAGCGTGAGATACGCTATTGCCACAAATTTAAAAGTCAAGACGAAGATATTGAATTGGTGCCCGAAGACGATGAAGCGCAGATGGATGATGATAAAACCTTGATGCCCACAGATATGACGCCGTTGTCGGGACATGTCAAACATTTGGCACGCCTTGAGCGCGAACTAAATTTACGCAAACAATTGTCGGCACAATGCAAGGAACTGCTCAATACCAAACAACAAGTGTTTAGagatattattttgaaaacggAGAAATTGACATCGTTCGCACCATCATTGCGTACTCTATTGAAAGCAACACGTCCACTGCAAGATGCACTACAAGTGCCCATGGATCGTGAATGGAAATTGCAACAATTGGTGCAGTTGCTACCACAACCACTTTATCTAGCTTATATGAATTTGCATGCGTTGGAGTTGGCAAAAGAATGcgatgtttgtgttattgtagTGGGTAGTGAAGATGATGTGCGTCAATTAGAAATGGCAGCACAGACGGAGACGATTAAGAGTGGGGCTAGCTCTGACACCGATGAGGTAGAGGTAGGGAGTGTTACAAAGAAGCGTAAAACACATGGAGGAAATAGTGATTTACTTGTAGATTTAATGCAAGAGCAACGCAAGCGCGTGTTGCAACCACATCCCCTTGAGGTACGATTTACGATTGGGAACGGTACGAAGAACACTGAAGAAACTATAGCAATTAAATTGCGTTATTTTAAGCGTTTGGGCTTTGTCACCGCTGCAACGGTGGTAACTTTGGGTGAAACTGAGCAAAATTTCGCCGATGCAACACTCACACAAGATgtgctaaaatatttgaatgatgAGGATCTCGGTGACCGTATACCGGTGCCCGGCGCAGAATAcgagttgaaaaatattaatatgtcaACAAAAGAGTGTCTAGATTATTTAAAAGCTAAAGAATTTGGACGTCCGTACCGTTGGCTGCAGTCCATGTGTTGCATTGAAGTTTTTCATGAAGTTGTCGATACAAATGTGACTAATACACCAACAGAACAGCCGAAATTGCAGAAACTAATAccagatttaataaaatcgatTCAACAGTTGTGGAATTCACgcttgaatttaattaaacagaTACGTGCTTTAGTACAAAAGCATATTGATATGTATCTTAAAGAAGAGCGCTTGCCTACCACACGTCCTGCTTGTAGTCTCGTACAATGGACAGCACTCACTTATGAAGAGTATGTGGCCTCGTCGCCACATGTCGACAAAGAACTGGTTAATGTCAATCAGCTATTCTATCGCGCCGTAGTCGTACGCGGTTCGGCCAAAATGGAATGTCTCGTTAGCATAAGTAGCAAATTTCCCACTGAAAGTCCTCATTGGTTCATTTGCATTTATTGGAATGGTCAGCATAATGCCATGAACAGTGCCGCAGTAAAATCAATGGAGTTTTGGACAAATTCGCTGACACAGTCACAATTGCAACATCCATTGGCATTGTTGGCGACTCAACTTGTACGCACTATGTACAGTTTTGACATATTTTTGGAGACGGAGGGCCCTCTGTACAATCCAGTTGAGTATCACCGCGAGAAACACTACATAAAGGCATTCGCAAAACGTATACGTGCAAGACCATATCGCTATATCGAAGGAGGCACTGTTAATACATTTAAACAATAG
- the LOC105223300 gene encoding transmembrane protein 138, with the protein MKLTLRRYSLLLLLQFTFLLADLFFNTFAHIFLNDKLQLSIVFYVTQDILIICEYVFFTFAVHSTCVYEVGGASIIFRSCKFFLITTLTYFILSATQHLWIVYNVMWAPNTDWSGTLTALAFFQRLVSFVYYYACKHTALVVSDPRYDEENIDWIAEQLSVK; encoded by the exons atGAAGTTAACTTTACGACGTTACTccttattgttattgctgcaaTTTACATTTCTGTTAGCtgatttgtttttcaatacctttgcgcatatttttctaaatgaTAAACTTCAATTATCTATTGTCTTTTATGT CACTCAAGACATTCTCATTATTTGTGAATATGTTTTCTTCACTTTTGCTGTGCATTCAACTTGCGTTTATGAG GTCGGCGGTGCCTCTATAATTTTCCGAAGTTGTAAGTTCTTTCTAATCACAACTCTGACATATTTTATACTTTCGGCCACGCAACATTTATGGATTGTTTACAATGTTATGTGGGCGCCAAATACGGATTGGTCAGGCACTTTAACAGCATTGGCATTTTTCCAGCGATTAG tttcttttgtttattaCTACGCCTGTAAACATACGGCTTTAGTTGTGTCCGATCCTCGTTATGatgaagaaaatattgattgGATTGCCGAACAACTGAGTGTAAAGTAA